A window of Acropora muricata isolate sample 2 chromosome 3, ASM3666990v1, whole genome shotgun sequence contains these coding sequences:
- the LOC136911006 gene encoding tetratricopeptide repeat protein 28-like, which translates to MTRPGKEEPSAVYDYISTYQVTYKHREFLEKQMKTEKVTVYKCPGNVYLFFRDFRKAIECHEKCLKIAKEIGDRERERVAYGNLGDAYHSLGDFRKAIEYHEKDLKIAKEIGNLAAEGGAYGNFGIVYQSRGDFRKAIEYHEKHLKIAKEIGDPGGEGRAYGNLGIAYHSLGDFRKAIEYHEKDLKIAKEICNLAAERGAYGNLGVAYYSLGDFRKAIEYHEKHLKIAKEIGDPVGEGRAYGNLGNAYHSLGDFRKAIEYHEKYLKIAKEIGNLAAEGGAYGNLGDAYYSLGEFRKSIEYLEKGLKIAKGIGDQVGEGGAYGNLGNVYKSLGDFRKAIEYYEKYLKIAKGIRDRAGEGGASANLGNAYGSLGDFQKAIDYHEKHLKIAKESGDQSGEGRAYGNLGIVYYSLGDLRKGIEYLEKDLKIAKEIGDRTGEGKAYGNLGTVYYSLGDFRKAIGYYEKDLKIAKHTGDSVEEGRIYHNFGITYFNVGQFDTAVNYFVSAVDVFTTLRSLLKSEDNWKITFRDLHQTTYTFLCRSLLRIGKINEALFAADQGRAQTLYDNLITRYGLVSPLSSDAFDSKETTIRLFTELSSQIIFLGLEGLRINIWFLTRGQKIAFRQGTLEADITEKDPIQALLQAALRKIGAEVEVRCEDRTFDDFDSECSSSSEVCEEVEKSCQSSDNPFRPFYEAVIGPIFDLLGSQYDELVIVSDGALCFTPWVAIVESIRIRTVPSLTMQLSIDLKCTREPSQEDRGAFGRKSVLKRVGETSTRLTICSRGSRNDCINS; encoded by the coding sequence ATGACCAGGCCGGGAAAGGAAGAACCTTCGGCCGTCTATGATTACATTTCCACTTACCAGGTGACTTACAAACACCGTGagtttcttgaaaaacaaatgaagaCCGAAAAGGTAACTGTCTATAAGTGTCCCGGTAACGTTTACCTTTTTTTtcgtgactttcgaaaagccattgagtgtcatgaaaaatgtttaaaaattgcaaaagaaatcggtgatcgagaaAGAGAacgagtagcctatggaaatctcggtgatGCTTATCACTCActaggtgacttccgaaaagccattgagtatcatgaaaaagatttaaaaattgcgaaagaaatcggtaatctgGCAGCAgagggaggagcctatggaaattttGGTATTGTTTACCAATCAcggggtgacttccgaaaagccattgagtatcatgaaaaacatctaaaaattgcaaaagaaatcggtgatccaggaggagaaggaagagcctatggaaatctcggtattgcttatcactcactaggtgacttccgaaaagccattgagtatcatgaaaaagatttaaaaattgcaaaagaaatctgCAATCTGGCAGCAGAgagaggagcctatggaaatctcggtgttgcttactattccctgggtgacttccgaaaagccattgagtatcatgaaaaacatttaaaaattgcaaaagaaatcggtgatccagtaggagaaggaagagcctatggaaatctaggtaatgcttaccactcactgggtgacttccgaaaagccattgagtatcatgaaaaatatttaaaaattgcaaaagaaatcggtaatctgGCAGCAgagggaggagcctatggaaatctcggtgatGCTTACTATTCACTGGGTGAAtttcgaaaatccattgagtatcttgaaaaaggtttgaaaattgcaaaaggaaTCGGTGATCAGgtaggagaaggaggagcctatggaaatctaggtaatgtgtacaagtcactgggtgactttcgaaaagccattgagtattacgaaaaatatttgaaaattgcaaaaggaaTCAGAgatcgggcaggagaaggaggagcctctgcaaatctcggtaatgcttatggctcactgggtgacttccaaaaagccattgattatcatgaaaaacatttaaaaattgcaaaagaaagcggTGATCAgtctggagaaggacgagcctatggaaatctcggtattgtttactactcactgggtgacCTCCGAAAAGgtattgagtatcttgaaaaagatttgaaaattgcaaaagaaatcggcgatcgtaccggagaaggaaaagcctatggaaatctcggtactgtttactactcactgggtgacttccgaaaagcgaTTGGGTAttatgaaaaagacttgaaaattgcaaaacataCCGGCGATAGTGTCGAAGAGGGAAGGATTTATCACAACTTTGGCATAACATACTTTAATGTTGGTCAGTTTGACACTGCAGtgaattattttgtttccgctgtggatGTCTTTACTACTTTGAGATCTCTACTGAAGTCTGaagataattggaaaataaCGTTTCGAGACCTCCATCAGACGACGTACACTTTCTTATGCAggtcattgctaagaattggaaagatcaacgaggctttgtttgctgctgatcaaggacgagcgcagactttgtatGACAATTTGATTACTCGATATGGACTCGTTTCGCCCTTATCATCTGATGCATTTGACTCCAAGGAGACAACAATtcgcctcttcacagagctttcttcacaaattatCTTTCTCGGACTTGAAGGACTTAGGATCAACATTTGGTTTCTGACCAGGGGACAGAAAATTGCATTTCGGCAAGGGACGTTAGAGGCTGATATCACAGAGAAAGATCCCATACAAGCTTTACTACAAGCAGCTTTAAGAAAAATCGGAGCTGAAGTCGAAGTGAGatgcgaagatcgcacatttgacgATTTCGACAGTGAATGCTCTTCAAGCAGCGAAGTGTGCGAAGAAGTAGAAAAGTCTTGTCAGTCTTCAGACAATCCTTTCAGGCCATTTTATGAAGCAGTTATTGGTCCAATATTTGACTTGCTTGGGTCTCAatacgacgagttggtcattgtttctgacggtgcgctgtgctttacgcCATGGGTCGCAAttgttgaatcgattaggattcgcactgttccttCTCTTACCATgcagttatcaattgatctcaagtgtacccgAGAACcgtcacaagaagacaggggcgcttttggtcggaaatccgtgcttaaacgAGTTGGAGAAACCTCCACTCGACTTACCAtatgctcaagaggaagtagaaatgattgcatcaattcttaa
- the LOC136911989 gene encoding tetratricopeptide repeat protein 28-like, producing the protein MDDQAGKGRNFGSLRLDLHLPGDLQTLNEFPEKHVNIATEKGDQAEEGTVYGCLGNAYILHDDFRKVIEHYEKHLKIAIEIGDPAGEGRACANLGNAYYLVGDFRKAIEYHEKDLKIAKESGDRARQAEAYGNLGIDYNSLGDFRKAIDYHEKHLKIAIAIGDRAGEGMAYGNLGNAYYSLADLRKAIEYHEKDLKIAKEIGNRPGEGRVYTNLGNAYHSLGDFQNAIEYHEKDLKFAKEIGDKPGEGRAYANLGNVYHSLGDFRKAIDYYEKDLKIAKEIGNRAGEGGACGNLGNAYHSLSDFRRAIEYHEKDLKIAKESGDRAREAEAYGNLGIDYNSLGDFRKAIDYHEKHLKIAIAIGDRAGEGMAYGNLGKAYKSLGEFRKAIEYHEKHLKITIEIGHRAEEGRAYADLGNSHHSLGDFRKAIHYHEKHLKIAKESGDRAGQAGAFANLGNAYGSLGEIQKAIEYHEKYLKIAKESGDLAREGRAYGNLGIDYNSLGDFRKAIEYHEKHLKIAKESGDLAVEGGAYANLGNAYHSLGDFREAIDYHEKHLKIAIAIGDRAGEGMASGNLGHAFYSLGDFREANKYHEKDLKIAKEIGDLPGEGGAYGNLGKAYKSLGKFRKAIEYHEKHLKIAKEIGHGTGEGRAYANLGNSHHSLGDFRKAIHYHEKHLKIAKESGDRAGEGGAFANLGNAYYSLGDLRKAIEYHETHLKIAKEIGDRTGKGKAYGNLGNGYYFLGDVRKAIEYHEKHLKIAKEIGNRAREGGAYGNLGIDYNSLGDFRKAIDYHEKHLKIAKESGDRAGEGGAYANLGNAYHSLGEFRKAIEYHEKHLKIAIKIGDLAGEGGTYGFLGNVYHSLGDFRKAIEYHEKYLKIAQEIGDRAGEGRAYGNLGNTYHSLGDLQKAIEYHEKDLNIVKEIGNRTGEGGACANLGNAYHSLADFRKAIEYYEKHLKIAIEIGNRAEVGRAYENVGNGYGSLGDFRKAIEYHEKDLNIVKEIGNRTGEGGACANLGNAYHSLGDFRKAIEYHDKHLKIAQEIGHRTGEGRAYGNLGNAYKSLREFRKAIEYYEKQLKIAIEIDVRAGEGEAYANLGNAYYLAGDFRKAIEYHENDLTIAKEIGNRPGELRAYASLGNAYHSLGEFRKVIEYHEKKLKIAEEIGNRAREGKVFANLGNAYHSLGDFQKAIEYREKNLKFAKEIGHRAGKGRAYGYLGGNAHGSLIDFRKAMIEYYEKDLKIPKEIGDRAEERGAYGNFGSAYGSLDDFRKAIEHHEKHLTIAKEIGNRAGEEAAYVSLGNVYYSLCDFRKGIEYHEKHLKIAKEIGDRNEEGKAYGNLGNGYYFLGDAQKTIEYHENDLKIAKEIGDPAEDGRAYGNLGNAYYSLGDFQKAIEYYEKDLKFTKEIGDRAREGGAYGNLGNAYHSLGDFQKAIEYYEKDLKIEIEIGDLAGQGGAYGNIGNIYHSLGDFRKATEYHEQHLKIAKEIGDRAGEGGAYGNLGNAYLSLGDFWKAIEYHEKHLKIAIEIGDRAGEGVAYGNLGTVYDFLGNFREAIEYHEKHLKIAKEIGNRAGEGRAYGSLGNAYNSLGDVRKSIGYHEKDLKIAKEIGDRTGEGKACGNLGNAYFSLGDVRKAIEYHENDLKIAKEIGDRAGEGGAYANLGSAYGSLGDFQKAIEYYEKKLKFAKEIGDRAGEGRAYGYLGYAYGSLSDFRKAIEYFEKDLKIAKNIGDRVEEGKTYHKFGEAYFNLGQFDIAVNNFDSAADVFNTLRSLLKSEDNWKIKFREQYEMTYTFLWRSLLRIGKINEALFAADQGRSQTLYDNLLTQYGLASPSSCATFDSKETTIRLFTELSSQIIFLGLEGLKINIWFLTRGQKVAFRQGTLEADIREKDPIRALLQAALRKIGAEVEVRCEDRTFDEFDNECSSSSEACQEVEKPCQSSDNPFRPFYEAVIGPIVDLLGSQYDELVIVSDGALCFTPWAAIVESIRIRTVPSLTSYQLISSVPEGRHKKTGALLVGNPCLSELEKPPLDLPYAQEEVEMIASILNTRPLTGREATKAEVIKRMSSVALIHIAAHGNKHTGEICLSPNPGWTSKFPQKKDFILKMSDVLAANLRARLVVLSCCHSGRGRILKGEGVVGIARAFLASGARCLLISLWAIDDEATMMFMKSFYQHLKEGKTASVAVHQTMKSLRESEKFSEMRYWAPFQLLGDDVKIEFEADDDVKN; encoded by the exons ATGGATGACCAGGCCGGGAAAGGAAGAAACTTCGGCAGTCTAAGATTAGATTTACACTTACCAGGTGACTTACAAACACTTAATGAGTTTCCTGAAAAACATGTGAACATTGCCACAGAAAAAGGCGATCAGGCCGAAGAGGGAACCGTCTATGGATGCCTCGGTAACGCTTACATATTACATGATGACTTCCGAAAAGTCATTGAGcattatgaaaaacatttgaaaattgcaatagaaatcggggATCCAGcaggagaaggaagagcctgtgcaaatctcggtaatgcttactacttagtgggtgactttcgaaaagccattgagtatcatgaaaaagatttgaaaattgcaaaagaaagcggtgatcgggccagacaagcagaagcctatggaaacctcggtatTGATTACAACTCACTCGGTGACTTCCGAAAggccattgattatcatgaaaaacatttgaaaattgcaatagcaatcggtgatcgggcaggagaaggaatggcctatggaaatctaggtAATGCTTACTACTCACTGGCTGAcctccgaaaagccattgagtatcatgaaaaagatttgaaaattgcaaaagagatcGGTAATCGTCCCGGAGAAGGAAGAGTCTATACAAATCTAGGTAATGCTTatcactcactgggtgacttccaaaacgccattgagtatcatgaaaaagatttgaaatttgcaaaagaaattggtgataagcctggagaaggaagagcctatgcaaatctag GTAATGTTTatcactcactgggtgacttcagaaaagccattgactattatgaaaaagatttgaaaattgcgaaagaaatcggtaatcgggccggagaaggaggagcctgtggaaatctcggtaatgcttaccactcactgagtgacttccgtagagccattgagtatcatgaaaaagatttgaaaattgcaaaagaaagcggtgatcgggccagagaagcagaagcctatggaaacctcggtatTGATTACAACTCACtcggtgacttccgaaaagccattgattatcatgaaaaacatttgaaaattgcaatagcaatcggtgatcgggcaggagaaggaatggcctatggaaatctaggtAAGGCATATAAGTCACTGGGTGAATttcgaaaagctattgaatatcatgaaaaacatttgaaaattacaatagaGATCGGTCATCGAGCAGAAGAAGGAAGGGCTTATGCAGATCTCGGTAATTCTCACCACTCACttggtgacttccgaaaagccattcattatcatgaaaaacatttgaaaattgccaaagaaaGCGGTGATCGCGCCGGACAAGCAGGAGCCTTTGCAaacctcggtaatgcttatggCTCACTGGGTGAaatccaaaaagccattgagtaccatgaaaaatatttgaaaattgcaaaagaaagcggTGATCTGGCcagagaaggacgagcctatggaaacctcggtatTGATTACAACTCACttggtgacttccgaaaagccattgagtatcatgaaaaacatttgaaaattgcaaaagaaagcggTGATCTGGCCgtagaaggaggagcctatgcaaatctcggtaatgcttaccactcactgggcgACTTCCGagaagccattgactatcatgaaaaacatttgaaaattgcaatagcaatcggtgatcgggcaggagaaggaaTGGCCTCTGGAAACCTCGGTCATGCTTTttactcactgggtgacttccgagaAGCCaataagtatcatgaaaaggatttgaaaattgcaaaggaaattggAGATCTtcccggagaaggaggagcctatggaaatctaggtaaggcgtacaagtcactgggtaaatttcgaaaagccattgaatatcatgaaaaacatttgaaaattgcaaaagagatcGGTCATGGAACaggagaaggaagagcttatgcaaatctcggtaattctcaccactcactgggtgacttccgaaaagccattcattatcatgaaaaacatttgaaaattgcaaaagaaagcggTGATCgcgccggagaaggaggagcctttgcaaatctcggtaatgcttactactcactgggtgacctccgaaaagccattgagtatcacgaaacacatttgaaaattgcaaaagaaatcggtgatcgtacCGGAAAAGggaaagcctatggaaatctcggtaatggtTACTACTTTCTGGGTgacgtccgaaaagccattgagtatcatgaaaaacatttgaaaattgcaaaagaaatcggcaaTCGTGCcagagaaggaggagcctatggaaacctcggtatTGATTACAACTCACtcggtgacttccgaaaagccattgattatcatgaaaaacatttgaaaattgcaaaagaaagcggtgatcgggccggagaaggaggagcctatgcaaatctcggtaatgcttaccactcactgggtgaatttcgaaaagccattgaatatcatgaaaaacatttgaaaattgcgataaaaATCGGTGATCTAGCAGGAGAAGGAGGAACCTATGGGTTTCTTGGTAATGTTTACCATTccctgggtgacttccgaaaagccattgagtatcatgaaaaatatttgaaaattgcacaagaaattggtgatcgggcgggagaaggaagagcctatggaaatctaggtaatacttaccactcactgggtgacctccaaaaagccattgagtatcatgaaaaagatttgaacattgtaaaagaaatcggtaatcgtaccggagaaggaggagcctgtgcaaatctcggtaatgcttatcacTCACTGgctgacttccgaaaagccattgagtattatgaaaaacatttgaaaattgcaatagaaatcggtaatcgTGCCGAAGTAGGAAGAGCCTATGAAAATGTCGGTAATGGTTATGgttcattgggtgacttccgaaaagccattgagtatcatgaaaaagatttgaacattgtaaaagaaatcggtaatcgtaccggagaaggaggagcctgtgcaaatctcggtaatgcttatcactcactgggtgactttcgaaaagccattgagtatcatgacaaacatttgaaaattgcacaagagaTCGGTCATCGAAcaggagaaggaagagcctatggaaatctaggtAATGCGTACAAGTCACTGCGTGaattccgaaaagccattgagtattatgaaaaacagttgaaaattgcaatagaaatcgatgTTCGagcaggagaaggagaagcctatgcaaatcttggtaatgcttactacTTAgcgggtgactttcgaaaagccattgagtatcatgaaaatgatttaacaattgcaaaagaaatcggtaatcgtcCCGGAGAATTAAGAGCCTATgcaagtctcggtaatgcttaccactcattGGGTGAATTCCGAAAAgtcattgagtatcatgaaaaaaaattgaaaattgcagaagaGATCGGTAATCGTGCCAGAGAAGGAAAAGTCTTTGCAAATCTAGGCAATGCTTatcactcactgggtgacttccaaaaagccattgagtatcgtgaaaaaaatttgaaatttgcaaaagaaattggtcaTCGGGCCGGaaaaggaagagcctatggataTCTTGGCGGCAATGCTCACGGCTCACTTattgacttccgaaaagccatgattgagtattatgaaaaggatttgaaaattccaaaagaaattggtgatcgggccgaagaaagaggagcctatggaaatttcgGTAGTGCTTATGGCTCACTGgatgacttccgaaaagccattgagcatcatgaaaaacatttgacaattgcaaaagaaatcggtaatcgggccggagaagaaGCAGCGTATGTAAGTCTCGGAAATGTTTACTACTCACTctgtgacttccgaaaaggcattgagtatcatgagaaacatttgaaaattgcaaaagaaatcggtgatcgtaatgaagaaggaaaagcctatggaaatctcggtaatggtTACTACTTTCTGGGTGACGCCCAAAAaaccattgagtatcatgaaaacgatttgaaaattgcaaaagaaatcggtgatccgGCCGAAGatggaagagcctatggaaatctaggtaatgcttactactcattgggtgacttccaaaaagccattgaatattatgaaaaagatttgaaatttacaaaagaaattggtgatagGGCtagagaaggaggagcctatggaaatctcggtaatgcttaccactcactgggtgacttccaaaaagccattgagtattatgaaaaagatttgaaaattgaaatagaaatcggtgatctagCAGGacaaggaggagcctatggaaatatcggtaatatttaccactcactgggtgacttccgaaaagccactgagtatcatgaacaacacttgaaaattgcaaaagaaatcggtgatcgagcaggagaaggaggagcctatggaaatctcggtaatgcttatctCTCACTAGGTGATTTctggaaagccattgagtatcatgaaaaacatttaaaaattgcgatagaaatcggtgatcgagcaggagaaggagtagcctatggaaatctcggtactgttTATGACTTTTTGGGGAACTTCCGagaagccattgagtatcatgaaaaacatttgaaaattgcaaaagaaatcggcaatcgggccggagaaggaagagcctatggaagtctcggtaatgcttacaactcactgggtgacgtCCGAAAAAGCAttgggtatcatgaaaaagatttgaaaattgcaaaagaaatcggtgatcgtaccggagaaggaaaagcctgtggaaatctcggtaatgcttacttttcactagGTGAcgttcgaaaagccattgagtatcatgaaaacgatttgaaaattgcaaaagaaattggtgatcgggctggagaaggaggagcctatgcaaatctcggtagtgcttatggctcattgggtgacttccaaaaagccattgagtattatgaaaaaaaattaaaatttgcaaaagaaattggtgatcgggctggagaaggaagagcctatggataTCTCGGTTATGCTTACGGCTCACTcagtgacttccgaaaagccattgagtattttgaaaaggacttgaaaattgcaaaaaatatcGGCGATAGGGTCGAAGAAGGAAAGACTTATCACAAATTTGGCGAGGCATACTTTAATCTTGGACAGTTTGACATTGCAGTGAATAATTTTGATTCCGCTGCAGATGTCTTTAATACTTTGAGATCTCTATTGAAGTCTGaagataattggaaaataaaatttcgcgAGCAATATGAGATGACGTACACTTTCTTATGGAggtcattgctaagaattggaaagatcaacgaggctttgtttgctgctgatcaaggacgaTCGCAGACTTTGTATGACAATTTGTTGACTCAATATGGACTCGCTTCACCCTCATCATGTGCCACATTTGACTCTAAAGAAACAACAATtcgcctcttcacagagctttcttcgCAAATTATCTTTCTCGGACTTGAAGGACTTAAGATCAACATTTGGTTTCTAACAAGGGGacagaaagttgcatttcgGCAAGGGACGCTAGAGGCTGATATCAGAGAGAAAGATCCCATTCGGGCCTTACTACAAGCAGCTTTAAGAAAAATCGGAGCTGAAGTTGAAGTGAGatgcgaagatcgcacatttgatgaatTCGACAATGAATGCTCGTCTAGCAGTGAAGCGTGCCAAGAAGTGGAAAAACCATGTCAGTCTTCAGACAATCCTTTCAGGCCATTTTATGAAGCAGTTATTggtccaattgttgacttgcttggatctcaatacgacgagttggtcattgtttctgatggtgcgctgtgctttacgcCATGGGCCGCAAttgttgaatcgattaggattcgcactgttccttctcttaccagttatcaattgatctcaagtgtaccTGAGGGCcgtcacaagaagacaggggcgcttttggtcggaaatccgtgcttaagcGAGTTGGAGAAACCTCCACTCGACTTACCAtatgctcaagaggaagtagaaatgattgcatcaattcttaacaCTAGACCTCTAACCgggagagaggcaacaaaagctgaagtgataaaacggatgtcgtcagttgctttaattcacattgctgcccacggaaacaagcACACGGGAGAAATTTGCTTGTccccaaaccctggatggacttcgAAGTTCCCTCAAAAGAaggattttattttgaaaatgtccgatgtgctagcggccaatcttcgagctcgtcttgtggtcttaagttgctgtcacagcgGACGAGGccgaatcttgaagggtgagggtgtggttggtatcgcacgtgcctttttGGCATCTGGTGCTCGTTGTTTGTTGatatccctgtgggcaatagacgacgaagctaccatgatgttcatgaaaagcttctaccaacacctgaaggaaggtAAAACCGCCAGTGTTGCTGTTCACCAAACGATGAAATCacttcgtgaatctgagaagttttctgagatgaggtactgggctccattccaacttctcggagatgacgtcaagattgaattcgaagcggatgatgacgtcaaaaattAG